In Bacillus sp. DX3.1, the following proteins share a genomic window:
- the pyk gene encoding pyruvate kinase, translated as MRKTKIVCTIGPASESIEKLEQLMEAGMNVARLNFSHGSHEEHGARIKNIREASKKTGKTVGILLDTKGPEIRTHDFVDGQAELVTGAEVVISTEQVLGTAEKFSVSYAGLYDDVNPGSRILIDDGLIELEVLEKANGDIRTKVLNSGTVKNKKGVNVPNVSIKLPGITEKDVKDIVFGIEQKVDFIAASFVRKASDVLEIRELLEGHNAQYIQIVPKIENQEGIDNIDSILEVSDGLMVARGDMGVEIPPEEVPLVQKRLIKKCNVLGKPVITATQMLDSMQRNPRPTRAEASDVANAIFDGTDAIMLSGETAAGLYPVEAVTMMANIAVRVERSLQYEDMFKKRIKEFTPTITDAISQSVAHTALALDVAAIVAPTESGHTAKMISKYRPKSPIVAVTSDEQVGRRLALVWGVQAFMAGKRAASTDEMLDTAIQTGMDANLIGVGDTVVITAGVPVAETGTTNLMKIHVVGEQIAKGQGIGRKSAKGKVVVAKTAEEAIANVTEGSILVTTSTDKDMIPAIEKAAALVVEEGGLTSHAAVVGVSIGIPVIVGVEGVTTTLISGQEVTVDAARGIVYNGHAEVL; from the coding sequence ATGCGTAAAACTAAAATTGTATGTACTATAGGTCCTGCTAGTGAAAGTATTGAGAAATTAGAGCAATTAATGGAAGCGGGTATGAACGTTGCTCGTTTAAACTTCTCTCATGGTAGCCATGAAGAGCACGGAGCTCGTATTAAAAACATTCGTGAAGCTTCAAAGAAAACTGGTAAAACAGTTGGTATTTTACTTGATACAAAAGGTCCAGAAATCCGTACACATGACTTCGTAGACGGACAAGCTGAATTAGTAACGGGTGCAGAAGTTGTTATTTCTACAGAACAAGTATTAGGAACAGCTGAAAAGTTCTCTGTATCCTATGCAGGTCTTTATGATGATGTAAATCCAGGATCTCGCATTCTAATCGATGACGGCCTGATCGAGTTAGAGGTACTAGAAAAAGCAAATGGTGATATCCGTACAAAAGTATTAAACAGCGGCACTGTAAAAAATAAAAAAGGTGTAAACGTACCAAACGTAAGCATTAAGCTTCCTGGTATTACTGAGAAAGATGTAAAAGACATCGTCTTCGGTATTGAGCAAAAGGTTGACTTCATCGCAGCTTCTTTCGTTCGTAAAGCGTCTGACGTATTAGAAATTCGTGAATTGCTAGAAGGTCATAATGCGCAGTACATTCAAATCGTACCAAAAATTGAAAACCAAGAAGGTATCGATAACATTGATTCTATCTTAGAGGTTTCTGATGGTTTAATGGTAGCTCGTGGTGATATGGGTGTAGAAATTCCACCAGAAGAAGTACCGTTAGTACAAAAACGTCTAATCAAAAAATGTAACGTATTAGGCAAGCCGGTTATTACTGCAACACAAATGCTAGATTCTATGCAACGTAACCCTCGTCCGACGCGCGCAGAGGCGAGTGACGTAGCGAATGCTATCTTTGATGGTACAGATGCAATCATGCTTTCTGGTGAAACTGCAGCGGGTCTATACCCAGTAGAAGCGGTAACAATGATGGCTAACATTGCAGTACGTGTTGAAAGATCATTACAATATGAAGATATGTTCAAAAAACGTATTAAAGAGTTCACTCCAACAATTACAGATGCAATTAGCCAATCTGTTGCACATACAGCACTTGCTCTTGATGTAGCTGCAATCGTAGCTCCAACAGAAAGTGGACATACTGCGAAAATGATCTCTAAATACCGTCCGAAATCTCCAATCGTAGCTGTAACATCTGACGAACAAGTAGGACGTCGTCTTGCACTTGTTTGGGGTGTACAAGCGTTTATGGCTGGAAAACGTGCAGCATCTACTGATGAAATGTTAGACACTGCAATTCAAACAGGTATGGATGCAAATCTAATCGGTGTTGGTGATACGGTTGTAATCACTGCTGGTGTACCAGTTGCTGAAACTGGCACAACAAACTTAATGAAAATCCATGTTGTTGGTGAGCAAATTGCTAAAGGGCAAGGGATTGGCCGTAAATCAGCAAAAGGTAAAGTAGTTGTAGCGAAAACAGCTGAAGAAGCTATAGCGAACGTAACAGAAGGTTCTATCCTTGTTACAACAAGTACTGATAAAGATATGATTCCTGCAATCGAAAAAGCTGCAGCTCTAGTGGTAGAAGAAGGTGGCTTAACAAGCCATGCAGCAGTTGTAGGTGTATCAATCGGTATTCCAGTTATCGTTGGTGTTGAAGGTGTAACAACAACTTTAATCTCTGGCCAAGAAGTAACAGTTGATGCAGCGCGTGGAATTGTTTATAATGGACATGCGGAAGTGCTATAA
- the pfkA gene encoding 6-phosphofructokinase produces MKRIGVLTSGGDSPGMNAAIRAVVRKAIFHDIEVYGIYHGYAGLISGHIEKLELGSVGDIIHRGGTKLYTARCPEFKDPEVRLQGIEQLKKFGIEGLVVIGGDGSYQGAKKLTEQGFPCVGVPGTIDNDIPGTDFTIGFDTALNTVIDAIDKIRDTATSHERTYVIEVMGRHAGDIALWAGLADGAETILIPEEKYDMNDVIARLKRGSERGKKHSIIVVAEGVGSAIDIGKHIEEATNFDTRVTVLGHVQRGGSPSAQDRVLASRLGARAVELLIAGNGGRCVGIQNNKLVDHDIIEALAQKHTIDKDMYQLSKELSI; encoded by the coding sequence ATGAAACGTATTGGTGTATTAACAAGTGGTGGAGATTCACCTGGTATGAATGCTGCCATTCGTGCAGTTGTTCGTAAAGCGATTTTTCATGATATAGAAGTATATGGTATCTACCATGGATACGCTGGATTAATTTCTGGTCACATTGAAAAATTAGAACTTGGTTCTGTTGGCGATATTATCCACCGTGGTGGTACAAAATTATATACAGCAAGATGTCCTGAGTTTAAAGATCCAGAAGTACGACTACAAGGAATTGAGCAATTAAAGAAATTTGGTATTGAAGGACTCGTTGTTATTGGTGGCGATGGCTCTTACCAAGGTGCTAAAAAATTAACAGAACAAGGATTCCCATGTGTCGGTGTACCAGGTACAATTGATAATGATATTCCTGGAACAGACTTCACAATTGGTTTCGATACAGCGTTAAATACTGTTATTGATGCAATCGATAAAATCCGTGATACTGCTACATCTCATGAACGTACATATGTTATCGAAGTAATGGGACGTCACGCTGGAGATATCGCATTATGGGCTGGTTTAGCTGATGGTGCCGAAACGATCTTGATTCCAGAAGAAAAGTATGACATGAATGATGTTATCGCTCGTCTGAAACGCGGTAGTGAACGTGGTAAAAAGCACAGTATTATCGTTGTAGCTGAAGGTGTTGGAAGTGCGATTGACATCGGTAAGCACATTGAAGAAGCAACAAACTTTGATACTCGTGTAACTGTATTAGGTCACGTACAACGTGGTGGATCACCAAGTGCACAAGACCGTGTATTAGCAAGTCGTCTTGGCGCAAGAGCAGTTGAATTATTAATTGCTGGTAATGGCGGACGTTGTGTTGGTATTCAAAACAATAAACTTGTTGATCATGACATTATCGAAGCGTTAGCTCAAAAGCATACAATCGATAAAGATATGTATCAATTATCTAAAGAATTATCCATCTAA
- a CDS encoding GntR family transcriptional regulator, which translates to MVSSNTKVYLEIVKKIRSIMEEDGLVAGDRLPSERELSSRLNVGRSSVREALRALELVGLIETRRGEGTFIRNFYDNGLVQLIAPFLLQDEKTIRDLLQTKRLLEKDVLRIVCDLPKETFSVVLRMLHQVLKDNESSIDVFHQTFFKTLIEQVDNYLLYRIWMIVNDYVATLSCHISLESIGIYRKLYEVLEAKNEEEALKIYDELVENIQFHS; encoded by the coding sequence TTGGTATCATCAAATACAAAAGTATATCTCGAAATTGTAAAAAAAATCCGTTCGATTATGGAAGAGGATGGATTGGTAGCAGGAGATCGCCTGCCGTCTGAACGAGAATTAAGCTCACGTTTAAATGTGGGACGTTCTTCTGTACGTGAAGCATTGCGAGCATTAGAGCTCGTAGGGTTAATTGAAACAAGACGCGGAGAAGGGACGTTTATTCGAAACTTTTATGATAATGGCCTTGTACAATTAATTGCACCGTTTTTACTACAGGATGAGAAAACAATTCGTGATTTGTTACAGACGAAACGATTGCTTGAAAAAGATGTTCTTCGCATCGTATGTGATTTACCGAAGGAAACGTTTTCTGTGGTGCTTAGGATGTTACACCAAGTACTTAAGGACAACGAAAGCTCTATTGATGTGTTTCATCAAACGTTTTTCAAAACACTTATTGAACAAGTGGACAATTATTTGCTGTATCGTATTTGGATGATTGTAAATGATTATGTTGCAACTCTTTCTTGTCATATTTCACTAGAATCTATAGGAATCTATAGAAAGCTGTATGAAGTATTAGAAGCGAAAAATGAAGAAGAAGCGTTGAAAATCTATGATGAATTAGTAGAAAACATACAGTTTCACTCGTAG
- a CDS encoding malic enzyme-like NAD(P)-binding protein, whose product MICSKNKLRRVDSLSTLREEALHMHKVHQGKLETVSKVKVENAKDLSLAYSPGVAEPCKDIYDDKSKVYEYTMKGNMVAVVTDGTAVLGLGNIGPEASLPVMEGKAVLFKSFAGVDAFPIALNTNDVDKIVETVKLMEPTFGGVNLEDIAAPNCFIIEERLKKETNIPVFHDDQHGTAIVTVAGLVNALKLVGKKMSNIKVVANGAGAAGIAIIKLLYRYGVRDIIMCDRKGAIYEGRSVGMNPVKDEVAKYTNKDRVEGSLAEVVQGADVFIGVSAAGALTEEMVRTMNEDAIIFAMANPVPEIMPEIAKAAGAAVVGTGRSDFPNQVNNVLAFPGIFRGALDVHATQINEEMKVAAVQAISELITADELNADYIIPGPFDARVAPQVAAYVAKAAMETGVARRQVDPNEVAEKTKKLAMIGKE is encoded by the coding sequence ATGATATGCAGCAAGAACAAATTGAGGAGAGTGGATAGTTTGTCAACACTTCGTGAAGAAGCACTTCACATGCATAAAGTGCATCAAGGAAAATTAGAAACTGTATCAAAAGTAAAAGTAGAAAATGCAAAAGATTTAAGTCTTGCGTATTCTCCAGGGGTTGCAGAACCTTGTAAAGATATTTATGACGATAAAAGTAAGGTATATGAATATACGATGAAGGGTAACATGGTAGCAGTTGTAACTGACGGAACAGCTGTGCTTGGTCTTGGAAACATCGGACCAGAAGCATCTCTTCCAGTAATGGAAGGTAAGGCAGTATTATTCAAGAGCTTTGCTGGCGTAGATGCATTCCCAATTGCCTTAAATACAAACGATGTAGATAAAATTGTTGAAACTGTAAAATTAATGGAACCAACTTTTGGTGGCGTAAACTTAGAGGATATTGCAGCACCAAACTGCTTTATCATTGAAGAGCGCTTGAAAAAAGAAACAAACATTCCTGTATTCCATGATGATCAACATGGAACAGCTATCGTAACAGTAGCGGGTCTTGTAAACGCACTTAAGTTAGTTGGAAAGAAAATGTCTAATATTAAAGTTGTGGCAAACGGTGCAGGAGCAGCGGGTATTGCGATTATTAAACTTTTATATCGTTATGGTGTACGCGACATTATTATGTGCGACAGAAAAGGCGCGATTTACGAAGGTCGTTCTGTCGGCATGAACCCTGTAAAAGACGAGGTTGCGAAATATACGAATAAAGATCGTGTAGAAGGTTCTTTAGCAGAAGTCGTTCAAGGAGCAGACGTATTTATCGGTGTATCTGCAGCAGGTGCGTTAACTGAGGAAATGGTTCGTACTATGAACGAAGATGCAATTATTTTTGCAATGGCAAATCCGGTTCCAGAAATTATGCCGGAAATTGCAAAAGCCGCAGGAGCAGCTGTTGTTGGAACTGGACGCTCTGATTTTCCAAACCAAGTAAACAATGTACTAGCGTTCCCTGGTATTTTCCGCGGTGCACTTGATGTACATGCAACACAAATTAATGAAGAAATGAAAGTAGCGGCTGTACAAGCCATATCAGAGCTTATAACAGCTGATGAATTAAACGCGGACTATATCATTCCAGGTCCGTTTGATGCGCGTGTAGCGCCGCAAGTGGCAGCTTACGTTGCAAAAGCTGCGATGGAGACAGGTGTAGCTCGTCGTCAAGTAGATCCAAATGAAGTAGCTGAGAAGACAAAAAAATTAGCGATGATTGGTAAAGAATAA
- a CDS encoding FxsA family protein, whose translation MKWFLFLLILIPAIEVTVLIGSSHFIGMWPTFAMIVFTGVIGVYLAKRQGFAVLREIQYRLNRGELPGDAVLDGIFVFIGGILLLVPGYVTDVIGIILIFPVTRKPFKLMMIKWLQWKLSKNTTIIVQK comes from the coding sequence ATGAAATGGTTTCTTTTTCTCTTGATTTTAATTCCGGCTATTGAAGTAACTGTATTAATTGGATCGAGTCATTTTATAGGAATGTGGCCAACATTTGCTATGATTGTGTTCACTGGTGTTATAGGTGTTTATTTGGCAAAGCGACAAGGCTTTGCGGTATTAAGAGAGATTCAGTACCGATTAAATAGAGGTGAATTGCCAGGAGATGCTGTATTAGATGGTATTTTTGTTTTTATAGGCGGGATCCTCCTATTGGTACCTGGATATGTGACGGATGTAATAGGGATTATTCTTATATTCCCTGTAACACGAAAACCGTTTAAGCTAATGATGATAAAGTGGCTACAGTGGAAATTAAGTAAAAATACGACAATTATCGTTCAAAAATAA
- the accD gene encoding acetyl-CoA carboxylase, carboxyltransferase subunit beta — protein MLRDLFVKKKKYAAIPSEQVRRDVPDGVMTKCPKCKKIMYTKELLKNLKVCVNCGYHHPMNAWERLDSVLDEGSFREYDKEMVSLNPLQFPNYEEKLESDRKKTELNEAVVTGEGTIDEMLVVIAVMDSRFRMGSMGSVVGEKIARAVEKAYELQVPFIIFTASGGARMQEGILSLMQMAKTSVALKKHSNAGGLFISVMTHPTTGGVSASFASLGDYNLAEPGALIGFAGRRVIEQTVREKLPDDFQTAEFLLAHGQLDAVVHRDDMKDTLRKVLEVHQGGEVAVWQN, from the coding sequence GTGCTAAGAGATTTATTCGTAAAAAAGAAAAAATATGCTGCAATTCCTTCAGAACAAGTACGAAGAGATGTACCGGATGGCGTTATGACAAAATGCCCGAAATGTAAGAAAATCATGTATACAAAAGAGCTTCTTAAAAACTTAAAAGTATGCGTGAACTGTGGCTATCATCATCCGATGAATGCATGGGAACGTCTTGACAGTGTATTGGACGAAGGTTCATTTCGTGAGTATGACAAAGAGATGGTTTCGTTAAATCCACTCCAATTTCCAAACTATGAGGAGAAATTAGAGAGTGATCGTAAGAAAACAGAATTAAACGAGGCAGTTGTGACAGGCGAAGGAACAATTGATGAGATGCTTGTTGTTATTGCAGTGATGGATTCTAGATTTCGAATGGGCAGCATGGGCTCTGTCGTAGGTGAAAAAATTGCACGTGCAGTTGAAAAAGCGTATGAGCTACAAGTGCCGTTCATTATCTTTACTGCATCGGGCGGTGCACGCATGCAAGAAGGCATTTTAAGCCTAATGCAAATGGCAAAAACGAGCGTAGCTTTGAAAAAGCATAGCAATGCCGGGGGATTATTTATTTCTGTTATGACGCATCCGACAACGGGTGGTGTTTCAGCAAGTTTCGCTTCACTTGGTGATTATAATCTAGCGGAACCAGGTGCACTTATCGGTTTTGCTGGTAGACGTGTGATTGAACAAACGGTGCGTGAGAAATTGCCGGATGATTTCCAAACGGCAGAGTTTTTACTAGCGCACGGTCAATTGGATGCGGTTGTGCATCGTGATGATATGAAAGATACGCTCCGTAAAGTTTTAGAAGTTCATCAGGGAGGAGAAGTGGCTGTATGGCAGAACTAG
- the ytvI gene encoding sporulation integral membrane protein YtvI, producing the protein MNRNLLYIILRLLFVIAVAIIGFYVLLYVSGLIYPFIIALAFAYLINPVVNFLNQKLQFPRALAVLVSLILVFGAIVGLVTYIVTEVISATTYLLQVVTDKLPAIIQYAQQFALNDIMPLYDDLISKFNHLGESQQYTITQNIQNLGTEATKQMKDLLTAIISGLTYFISALPTTLTVLVFVLLATFFISFDWHTLAHRVKKSLPNRVHGYGKTIFFDLRKALFGFVKAQLTLVSMTTIIVLIGLLILRVPYAITIALITGIVDLLPYLGTGAIFVPWIIYIFFTGDTAFAIGLLILYIVVIVQRQLMEPKVLSSNIGLDPLPTLIALFVGFKLYGFLGLIIGPVILVLLNTLHKARVFHDLWKFIKG; encoded by the coding sequence TTGAATCGAAATTTACTGTATATTATATTACGACTTTTATTTGTCATTGCAGTAGCAATAATTGGGTTTTATGTACTACTGTATGTTTCAGGTCTTATATACCCATTTATCATTGCCTTAGCCTTTGCTTATTTGATAAATCCAGTCGTGAATTTTCTCAATCAAAAACTTCAATTCCCCCGTGCCTTAGCAGTACTCGTCAGCTTAATTCTTGTTTTCGGTGCCATTGTGGGTCTCGTTACGTACATTGTGACAGAAGTTATTTCCGCTACAACCTACTTACTACAAGTTGTCACAGATAAACTTCCAGCCATCATACAATATGCACAACAATTTGCACTCAACGATATTATGCCTTTATATGATGATTTAATTTCTAAATTTAATCATCTTGGCGAATCACAGCAGTATACGATCACACAAAATATTCAAAATCTAGGAACAGAAGCAACAAAGCAAATGAAAGATCTGTTAACCGCTATCATAAGTGGATTAACATACTTTATTAGCGCACTTCCAACAACGTTAACAGTCCTTGTCTTCGTTTTATTAGCAACTTTCTTTATTAGTTTCGATTGGCATACACTTGCCCATAGAGTTAAAAAATCGCTTCCAAATCGTGTACATGGATATGGAAAGACCATTTTTTTCGACTTACGAAAAGCTTTATTTGGATTTGTAAAAGCACAACTTACACTTGTCTCCATGACGACAATTATCGTATTAATCGGGCTATTAATTTTACGTGTACCATACGCAATTACAATTGCTCTCATTACAGGCATTGTGGATTTACTTCCTTATTTAGGAACTGGAGCTATTTTTGTTCCTTGGATTATTTATATATTTTTCACAGGAGATACAGCGTTCGCAATCGGTTTACTCATTTTATATATCGTCGTTATTGTCCAAAGACAATTAATGGAGCCAAAAGTATTATCCTCTAATATCGGACTCGATCCATTGCCAACACTTATCGCATTATTTGTTGGATTTAAATTATATGGATTTTTAGGTTTAATTATCGGTCCAGTCATTTTAGTGCTATTAAATACATTACATAAAGCTCGTGTGTTTCATGATTTGTGGAAGTTTATTAAAGGATAA
- the accA gene encoding acetyl-CoA carboxylase carboxyl transferase subunit alpha codes for MAELEFEKPVVELRNKIYELKEYTNNSQMDFSEEIRILEDKLENLEEEIYGNMKVWDRVQIARHAERPTTLDYIEHLFTDFFECHGDRLFGDDAAIVGGIAKYHGMPVTVIGHQRGKDTKENIRRNFGMPHPEGYRKALRLMKQAEKFNRPIICFIDTKGAYPGKAAEERGQSEAIARNLFEMAGLTVPVICIVIGEGGSGGALGLGVGDYIHMLENSTYSVITPEGAAAILWKDAGKAKEAAEAMKITAVDLKKLGVIDEIIPEARGGAHRNILRQAENIDCMLKKTFQQLNGISKDELIEKRYEKYMKIGQVSFSNASIWIK; via the coding sequence ATGGCAGAACTAGAATTTGAAAAACCAGTTGTTGAGCTAAGAAATAAAATCTATGAGCTGAAAGAATATACGAACAACAGCCAGATGGACTTCAGTGAGGAGATTCGTATTTTGGAAGACAAGCTAGAAAATTTAGAGGAAGAAATATACGGCAATATGAAAGTATGGGACCGCGTTCAAATTGCTCGTCATGCTGAACGACCGACGACGCTCGATTATATTGAGCACTTATTTACTGATTTTTTTGAATGTCATGGAGATCGTCTATTTGGCGATGATGCAGCGATCGTCGGCGGCATTGCGAAATATCATGGAATGCCTGTAACAGTCATTGGGCACCAGCGCGGGAAAGATACGAAAGAAAATATTCGTCGTAATTTTGGGATGCCTCATCCAGAAGGATATCGAAAAGCACTGCGTTTAATGAAACAGGCTGAGAAATTTAATCGTCCAATCATTTGCTTTATTGATACGAAAGGTGCTTATCCTGGTAAAGCTGCTGAAGAACGTGGACAAAGTGAAGCGATTGCGCGTAATTTATTTGAAATGGCAGGACTGACAGTGCCTGTTATTTGTATTGTAATTGGTGAAGGTGGAAGTGGCGGTGCGTTAGGTCTTGGGGTAGGAGATTACATTCATATGCTAGAAAATTCCACTTATTCTGTAATTACCCCAGAAGGAGCAGCGGCAATCCTTTGGAAAGATGCAGGAAAAGCGAAAGAAGCTGCTGAAGCGATGAAAATTACAGCAGTGGATTTGAAAAAATTGGGTGTAATTGATGAAATTATTCCGGAAGCGCGAGGCGGTGCACATCGCAATATTTTGAGGCAGGCAGAAAATATTGACTGTATGCTCAAAAAAACATTCCAACAATTAAACGGTATTTCGAAAGATGAATTAATCGAAAAACGTTATGAAAAATATATGAAAATTGGGCAAGTTTCGTTTTCAAACGCTTCCATTTGGATAAAATAA